Genomic window (Mya arenaria isolate MELC-2E11 chromosome 16, ASM2691426v1):
GATTGCTGATGTAGTCACAGGTTGATAAAAAGGTCATTGGTTGCTTAGTTAGTGAGTGGTTGTTCAGGAATTGATTGGTGTTGATTACGTCATTGGTTGCTAATGAGGTCGCTGGTTGCTAAAGAAGATAGTGATTGCTAAGGACATTATTGGTTTGCAAGGGAAATCAATGGATTTTTTAATAAGGGTCACTGGTTGCTAAAGAATTCATTATTATGAACAATATTTTGAGCATTTTTACTttgaagaaattatttttacgATTTAGAACACAACCAGCCTCGGCTTAGACGACCAAACAACTAGTGAATGAAGCAATATATTTCTTGGTTTCAGTATTGATATGATTATATCATGCATATCGGTGAAAGAATGAAAAGAATTAGtgaatgataacttgatcatttcactctggctcgagtaaaatgataacatttgatcaTTCAAAAGCTGAATGATAAAGGAGTCCCGCCTTATCAAATAATTTAGATCATCgacaataaaaaaacttaaacaattatAGCAGATTGAAAACCAACCAGGCCATGGTGATTTCCGACATCTTGTCGAGAAAACTTCCGAAGTGACATTATCTTTCTCGGGTTAACATTATATGCTATCACCCTCCATGggatatgatatttatataatactgtcttgtcttgtcttgtcttgtcttgtcttgtcttgtattgtattgtattgtattgtattgtattgtattgtattgtaccgcattgtattttattgtattatttacactCTTGGATTCCAGGTTGTTTGAGCAGTTAGTTGGATACTGTAACGCCTACACGAACATGATACCCGTGTCGTTCGTGCTCGGTTTTTACGTGTCCTTGATTGTAGGTCGATGGTGGACCCAATTCACAAACGTCCCCTGGCCCGACAGGTAACTTTTTTGTTATAACACGATATCTGTTTTAGTACTGTATCTGTTTGGCCCATCCGTCCGTTCGCCGTTTCTTAACCAACTGCAGGAGCATTCATGGTTTTGTGCAAGTTATGGAAATAAGGAGTACCAGACCTGTGCAGCTAAAATAAAGGAGCTCTTTAGATGACAGGTTGCTTAAAAGTTGATGCATGTTATTCCTCCGCGAACGATTTTTCCAGAAAAAGTAAGACAGATTATCTTATAAGGGTAAATTTAACGAGTAAAACGCGTATACACATTGCTTACGGACTTGATTGTTTTTGGTGTAATTCGGTTTTGCTTTGTTTCCTTCCTTGTGTTAATATCCGATTGTGCTAAAGTGCTGGCCAATGAGCTGCCGATATGATACAGAGGGATACTGCTGACCATTAGCTGACCATGTAGATAAAGAAGGAAATTCTTACAATTGGCATAAACGTAGTTTGaagaattgttttatgtttcatcagttttgataatatttgaaaaaaaatacctaAGCACTTACCGCCTGTATTTTCATTCATCTACAATATCGCCTTTAGGATTCAATTATAAAGTTAAATAATGCAACTCACCTTTTTTCTCTACAGAACATTGTACATCATGGGTAGTTATCTTGTTGGCCGGGATGAGAACCGCCGGATGTTGCGCAGAACGGTTGCGCGGTACATGCTAGCGAGTCTCGTCCTCATTCTGCGGTCTGTAAGCGTCTCGGTGATGAAACGTTATCCCACAATGGAACATATTGTTGATGCAGGTTTCTTGGCTTTGACACATTTTCGTTTACTTTgcaatatacagtcgaaactcgctatgtggaactctgttatctcgatgttctggtttaATTATACACTTGATATATTTGCGTTATGTGGAATGTTCTTTATCTCGAACTATTTTAGATAtggcgagttttgactgtaatttTAATCTCTATGCGAATATTCTTGGTGCTTTATTGTGTTTTCCATAGATATCaaatcaatttatataaaataagattaTGAATACCATATTACAACATGCATTGTTCCGGTAAGATTGTTATTTGCTAACACTGCTCGACCTGCagttaaaaatcattatttcagCGGAAACATACGGTATAATTTccataaaagaaaattgtataCTAACATGAATGCTTTTCATAAGATCGCAGTTGAACTCTTTCTAACGTATTAAATAATCTTCCGCCCATACCTTCGCATCGCAGGTTTCCTAACGCAAGTAGAAGTGGCTATGTTTGAGAATGTGAGGTGCAAATACAACAAATTTTGGGTGCCTCTTGTCTGGGCCAACACCGTACTCACAACAGCTCGCAGGGAGGGTAGAATAGAGTCGGAATACGGGTTCAAATTCGTTTTAGAGGTTTGTTTCATAGCTATGCtagtatttattatacaaatattgtgTAGTGATGTAAACATGTGTAAACATGGTGATGTCTTCTTTCACCTAGTAATTAGCATTGCATCATACTGAGTAATGTCATTGTCATATCATATGGCACATcatgcatgtatgtatacaaaatatggTCGTATGTATAATACAATAGTTCTtctgttgtaaaaaaataaataattatataacatgtGTCAAGCGAACATGTTGTGacgtttttatataaaacttaacAAGCTTTTTTTAATTGACCTCCTTGCGAAATACAGAAGCATACTAATTACGACTTTATAATAATTTCAGCAAATTGCTGACTTCCGAGACAAATGCTCCATTTGCTTCGTGTATGACTGGATCACTATTCCATTAGTCTATACTCAGGTATTGTATCCACTATTCTGTTTTAACGCTAAAGTTATACCGTTGTTTTTCTGGTGTATGATAACTACGCTAAAAGGACTTGCtatttttttcaccaaaaagcatAAGTTTTtctggtaatgcatctgaatacacttattttttaattattttactctataatatcgaaattgcagtaaaaaaatgatgaaaaatgtttttagttGGGTGCGAACCCACGCCAGTAAAGTAAAAAAGAAGGAAAACCGACGCTTTAACCACTAGGTCACAAGGAATTATACAACAGAGAGGGATATTTTTTAGgtcttaaaaatacattgataacatcacgtgataataaACCAATCACACAACAATTAATCACTGAAACTCCTTAGTAACtcaatttaaaattgtgttcttCAATGAcgatatttcagcaaatatcaacatttgctttAGGGTTCCATGTGTCAGTATCTAGTTTTATCttactcctaatgatttgcaacTTTTAATTCCGTATTtgaaaaaagtgcattttacaaatcaTGAGCGGGTCTCATTAAGCTGTTGAGCAGATCAAGCGTCGTACTATCAATTTGTGATAATAGTCATGTCCAACCTTGACCGGTAAAGTATACTATTAAgtaatagatacagtacgagTTTTCGGAGCTTCGGACAAAATTGGTGTTCGTTTATCCTAGTGAAACGGTTTCTTACGTCTGTGCGAGGACACTTTTGGAGAAAAAAcgagtaactgtatctgacttatacgacgataagtgtattgcatatatttgtgagcaaataaatgcatttataaatacagATTCATAAATAGATGAATAGAAATATTTCccgaaatataaacattatattattattatggccttcctaaatacaatgtatcggctagtgTGATAactcgaaattctcgtgcacaGTCTGCTAACAACCGTAAtacactttttcaatagctctgctgggggTATAGTTGTGCACGGTCTGCTAACAACCGTAAtacactttttcaatagctctgctgggggTATAGTTGTGCACGGTCTGCTAACAACCGTAAtacactttttcaatagctctgctgggggTATAGTTGTGCACGGTCTGCTAACAACCGTAAtacactttttcaatagctctgctgggggTATAGTTGTGCACGGTCTGCTAACAACCGTAAtacactttttcaatagctctgctgggggTATAGTTGTGCACGGTCTGCTAACAACCGTAAtacactttttcaatagctctgctgggggTATAGTTGTATAACCTATTTTATGctgaacatgtatattattaccTTATTCATGAATGCCAACTGAGTAACCATCAAACCCATTGCAACTTAATCTTAAATACAGTGGTGTCCTGCAAATACAATTGTACCCAATAGCAATTAACCCAAAAGTGTCTGTAACAAGTGTTTAACAACTCCCGAATAGAAAGAGtataacaaaatcatattataaaatggattgtgttttatttgaaagaatataaaaagtatattgcATGAATTTGTAAATATTCTGAATCTACAAAAGgatgtttatgtttaagaaatGATATCCATGTATATCCAtacaatatacacatacataccCATATACTTACGTACACACAGagtacacacatacatattttttatttcgttttcgGGCGTTTTTCAGGTTGTGACCTTAGCGGTTTACATGTTTTTCGGGGCGTGCCTTATTGGACGTCAATACGTCGAAAACGAGGATGACATGCCAGATCTCTACATTCCGTTTTTTACACTACTACAGTTTCTCTTTTATATGGGCTGGCTCAAGGTAAGGTTTCAAACATGTTAATGACAGGGTATGAGATACGGCTTACGGTCTACAACTTAGTTGACATTATCAGTCAAGTATGACCGAAGtattcaccccccccccccccccccgttacCGATACTGACACCCTTACATGCATTTTCCCACTCATAAAGGTCATTTTGTGGGTTCTAACAAAGGTCAATTGGCTCAAGATTCAAATCATGAGTAACTGAAAATGGcttattgtatatttttctgtattagTATtggcttcaaacaaaaaacTAATATATTATTCAGATTAAAATTCATGCATATAGTCAATACCGTCACAAAAGCTATTTAAACTTGATACCTGAGTTATCGCCcctgtttaaaatgaatacctGAGTTGTCTCCgctatttaaatttgataaatgacCTTTCTTTTCTGTTGAGTTGGATACAAGTTCCGTAACATCTCCTAATTAAACTTTGTACACGAGTTATTTCCCCTGTCTCAACTTTAAAACTGAGTTGTCTCCCCTATATAAATTTGATACCTGAGTTGACTCCCCTATTTAAACTTGATACCTGATGTGTCTCCCCTGTTGAAACTTAAAACCTTAGGTGTCTTCCCCATTTAAACTTGAAAACCAAGGGGTGTTCCAATTTAAATTTAGACTTGATTTGTCTCCCCTGCTTACACTGATATCCTTAGTTGTCCGTACTATTTAAACATTAGTTAATCTCccatattcaaacatttaagcTGAGTTGTCTCCCATGTGACAACTTGTTACCTAAGTTGTCttcatttcttaactttataCATGAGTTGTCTCATCTGAGTTGTAGGTAGCTGAGCAGTTGATAAACCCATTTGGCGAGGACGACGACGATTTTGACATGAACTGGCTCCTCGATAGACATTTTACCGTAAGTTTGAACAATACATACGAGAAACTTGATAGctatttatgttattgtttagtTATTTTCATCGACTAGAACTATGCCTGCTCTATTTCGCTGCGAGTTTTTAAAACTCCATGAATTTGGCTCTCATCTTACCAAAGTTTAAACCATATTTAGAGCTCAAGgtgaaaaaaacccacacacaATGCAACGcctaaagtgacacttttattcaagaacaatacataaacatgtataacaaacatcaactttgactgataaacctttaagtAGTTTCTAAATAATGCTATtatgggaaatattaattactgataacaagattgtaaccgtgtatttaatagcagaaaagtgaaaaaaaaaattaaatgattggtgaatgctaaacgatttactgtgatctactaaaGTCTCCGAAggttgaaataccgtgtttcatgcacatttctttcaaattaaattcggtatccttcataagaaccattgttttcgacatttattcatcctttaaggaatattaaaacaatgtttattgtgttaaatcttatttgggagtaagagtgcatcttttatacctatgtcaaataaaaacgCTGAAAGCGTGAAAGGCTATAGATATGCGCGACAAGCGTGATTTTACTCATTTCAGTAATGTGCATAGGCAATACAAATTGAAACCAAACAATCTTTTGAGTGGCTCTAAACTGTAACCGATAAGTTCCTGTCATTAcctaagaatatattttattttatttgctaaagGCCATCGGCCACCCAAGACAACACAtatgtatattacaaatattaaaaagcaacCTTGGTAACATCGGTTGAACATGTAcaatatcagtgtgtgtataccacgtgataaattgcgtcataaatgctacgtctgaaggcaatattttgcttcgaatgaagtattttaacaaagataacttcactatttcttcaccattttaaatacaacatagCGCACTCTACGCCGCTTACGTAGCACTGAATATGATACAAATACAATTacacccccctcccccccaaaaAACCCCCACAAGAAACCCACATTTTTTAATAgatttagcaaataaaataaaatattgaatacctAAGAATAGGTAATgtgaacaatatattaaaataaccCATTGTCATTTTGATCTCCTGTCTGTGCGCAGGTGGCGATGAACCTGGTAGACTATTGTCATTCTGTGCACCCGCCGCTGGTGAAGGACATCCATTTTGACGACGTGGCTAAGGAGGAGCTGCCTTACACCGAGGCGGCAATGGGCTCACGCCGACCCAACTTCATGGGATCAACGTATAACCTCGCGTAGGTAGAACGGCGTTTTTGGAGGACTTGAGTTAACGGGGCGGAAGCGTACTTGTTCTTCCTCCTTACCTTATCCCCCACGAGTCGCTTACTATAATACGGTATACAGCCGAACCCCATTGActcgaacttgcttggctcgaattcctagTTGGCttgaactagatgtaaaggaccgattttttttataccgAAGGTAAACAATTCCGCTTTGCTCGAATaatccgaggctcgaggtattttcgccggtccctgggagttcgggccaacgaggttcgactgtataataCCGAGGAGGCTATTTTTCACTTTAAATCAAATAGtataaacaagcattttcagcagctatttctgtttttgaatGCGATAGCAGTTCACATATTTACAGTTTGTATGTAAATACATTACCGCCGAATTTCGTTATGTTAAATTTTGTTATCTCGATagtctggttatgtcgaactcgTTTGGAATATATTGGGTTTAATTATACACTTGTTGTATTTCGTTTATAACGAATCTTCGTTATCCCGAAGTTTTTACCGAAGTTCCAACGAGTTTGACCACGCGAACTTtgactgtatttaaatattttatgtttcaaaccCTTTATTGTTAAGGAGTAATTAAGTATTGCGGGTCTAAACTGTCATTAATATGTCAATTACAATGAAATTTGTACACTCTTTTGTGAAGCTAAAAACAATGACTTATTTCGTCCATCCTAGGCGGCCAAGTACTGTTTCCCAAAGGAATGTCCCTAATCCGGAGGCGTACGAGGCGGCGCGCATGAACAACGGGAGCTTTGCCGGCCTTCGAAAGCGCTCAAATGCCACTATGCGTGCTGGTGCCGTCGGCAGCGGATCAAGTTGGAGTTTGTTTGGGAATAGATCTAGTTCACCgtaagaaaatatatcatttctgaacaatcgacccaatGTTGTCCATCTTATTTTCATTTCGTTAGAAGAATACTTACATCATTTGAAACACaaagacatttttcatttacataaatttaataaaaaatatgccataaaatatatatgtttgtcacactttttttaattgcgAAACAGGAAGTTCGGTTCCCGGGGCAGGTTGAGCTATCTTTCTAACGGCAATCCGGCGTTAGGTCCGCTCAATTTCTCGGCACCGCCGAACGCCGAGTACCCCCAGATGGAAAACAGGGACAGCAGGAGCAGCCACGTCAGTGACGTCAGCTTTGTAAGGATTGGCTGCAAAACGAATTATTTAAGTAGATATTCACCATAACGTGTGTGTAATGGTATTTTATTCGGATACCTTCTACTGTCGCATTGTTCACTGCGAAGTTTCACCCGGATAATTCagatcagtgtgtgtataccacgtgataaatttcCTGATAAATGCTATAttcaaaggcaatattttgctttaaaaagaaCTAAAACAAAGATAGCTATTCTTTTTCTCcaccgttttaaatgaaacaaatgacagTCTACGCCGCCGCtgaaagagccccgccttcttTTTATTACCAAAGTTTTATGAGGTGATAAaattctttaaacacttcgacaaatttgtttccaaaataatgtattgacagTGCTCCATGAGGCGGCGgctttgtgaaaaggtttgtcgaagtgttttaaaacacttaactctcaatcaaactctggtaaaagaccaaaggctCTGTAAGcggtgtagactgcgctatgtttcatttaaaatggtgaagaaatagttaaatgatctttgtttaaagtctacAGACGAAGCAAAATACTGCCTTCAGACGAAGCTTTTATAACACAATTCATCACGTGATATGCACCTCCATTCATGTCTTCAATTCAAAACAAAGAAATCGCGGTTAAAACTTTCCGAAAATGGATAGATTTTGTAGCGATTTTTAAAATCCGGCTCAAAACGGTATCCGCGAAAATGTCTATATTGATATTACGTGTGTTCTCGCTCTGCATGGATCTATGGATTTGAGTGTCAGAAGCTACAAGCAAGCAACATTTCAACTGATGTCAATAATAAAGAAATGCTTCTCTATTTTTAAAGCcgaacatttaaatgaatgcaTGATGTTTATGAAAGACCCATACGGGTGCTAAGCTTGTTCGTGCCATTCAAAGACACGTAACTATGTTTTCGCGAATAAGTTTGAAAATGTAAGGTATTTCTTTCCATTTCTCCTTTgaaacattacatacatacatacatacatacatacatacatacatacatacatacatacatacatacatacatacatacatacatacatacatacatacatacatacatacatacatacatacatacatacatacatacatacatacatacatacatacatacatacatacatacatacatacatacatacatacatacatacatacatacatacatacatacatacatacatacatacatacatacatacatacatacatacatacatacatacatacatacatacatacatacatacatacatacatacatacatacatacatacatacatacatacatacatacatacatacatacatacatacatacatacatacatacatacatacatacatacatacatacatacatacatacatacatacatacatacatacatacatacatacatacatacatacatacatacatacatacatacatacatacatacatacatacatacatacatacatacatacatacatacatacatacatacatacatacatacatacatacatacatacatacatacatacatacatacatacatacatacatacatacatacatacatacatacatacatacatacatacatacatacatacatacatacatacatacatacatacatacatacatacatacatacatacatacatacatacatacatacatacatacatacatacatacatacatacatacatacatacatacatacatacatacatacatacatacatacatacatacatacatacatacatacatacatacatacatacatacatacatacatacatacatacatacatacatacatacatacatacatacatacatacatacatacatacatacatacatacatacatacatacatacatacatacatacatacatacatacatacatacatacatacatacatacatacatacatacatacatacatacatacagccTAGGTACCTTCCCTGATCAAATAGTTGATGTTCTAAGA
Coding sequences:
- the LOC128222211 gene encoding bestrophin-4-like — its product is MTIIYQYKVASASFLGFFRLLKAWRGSVYKLIYKETIVFCVMYAIISLVYRLALDATQRRLFEQLVGYCNAYTNMIPVSFVLGFYVSLIVGRWWTQFTNVPWPDRTLYIMGSYLVGRDENRRMLRRTVARYMLASLVLILRSVSVSVMKRYPTMEHIVDAGFLTQVEVAMFENVRCKYNKFWVPLVWANTVLTTARREGRIESEYGFKFVLEQIADFRDKCSICFVYDWITIPLVYTQVVTLAVYMFFGACLIGRQYVENEDDMPDLYIPFFTLLQFLFYMGWLKVAEQLINPFGEDDDDFDMNWLLDRHFTVAMNLVDYCHSVHPPLVKDIHFDDVAKEELPYTEAAMGSRRPNFMGSTYNLARPSTVSQRNVPNPEAYEAARMNNGSFAGLRKRSNATMRAGAVGSGSSWSLFGNRSSSPKFGSRGRLSYLSNGNPALGPLNFSAPPNAEYPQMENRDSRSSHVSDVSFALSQGSQNDFVYLPPEYVPLRRARTASVADNPPLKSLIESERDRKWSFPLSLLKRHSKASVGREFLGERGSIRSGSPSIDSNMDTDDNSPGTPKSQQKSRFTVEVVPGDHEVDASKSARNKQIIDKHMSNMAVYRPTVLSAIEEGSTIGSVKDILTPTSPSILSLEMTDETVQPIPETIEEEADDVFLSEDEGQGDPSDLENTKLSERLELPKRTGRHQILIESDDDKEPPSIDE